A genomic stretch from Marinobacter fonticola includes:
- a CDS encoding aldo/keto reductase: protein MPTPYPELILGFMRLQDYPELGRPAELARWIETYVEQGFDTFDHADIYGDTVCESAFGEALKATPSLRNKVRVITKTDIVHASGNTVKHYRAEADYISAAIDSALHRLNIERIDTFLIHRPDPLMHAPSVARALETAVEAGKVAHIGVSNFLPEQWRWLQANTRLPLVCNQSELSLRANAALSDGRLEAHLRDDLHWLAWSPLGGGNLQSGKLSEELARISNETGLTSTALAIAWLRMIPGTPTPVLGSMRAERIAEAQAGLQAKLPRTDWFALLEAVRGEEVP from the coding sequence ATGCCAACCCCCTACCCCGAGCTCATCCTCGGCTTCATGCGCCTGCAAGATTATCCGGAGCTGGGCCGGCCTGCGGAACTCGCACGCTGGATCGAAACCTACGTGGAGCAAGGATTCGATACCTTCGATCACGCCGACATCTACGGCGATACCGTCTGCGAAAGCGCCTTCGGAGAGGCCCTGAAGGCGACGCCTTCCCTGCGCAACAAAGTGCGCGTCATCACTAAGACCGACATCGTTCACGCCAGCGGCAATACGGTAAAACACTATCGAGCCGAGGCGGACTATATTTCCGCCGCAATCGACAGCGCCCTACACCGGTTGAACATCGAACGGATCGACACCTTCCTGATTCACCGCCCTGACCCGCTCATGCACGCACCCTCCGTTGCCCGCGCTTTGGAGACAGCGGTAGAAGCAGGCAAAGTGGCGCACATCGGCGTGTCGAATTTTCTGCCGGAGCAGTGGCGTTGGCTGCAGGCCAATACCCGTCTGCCACTGGTGTGTAACCAGAGCGAACTCTCTCTACGTGCGAATGCGGCCTTGTCCGATGGCAGGCTGGAAGCACACTTGCGCGACGATCTTCACTGGCTGGCATGGTCGCCCTTGGGCGGCGGAAACCTACAATCTGGAAAACTGTCCGAAGAGCTGGCACGGATCTCCAACGAGACCGGTCTCACATCGACCGCGCTGGCGATAGCCTGGCTGCGCATGATTCCTGGGACACCCACACCGGTGCTGGGCTCCATGCGTGCCGAGCGCATTGCCGAAGCACAGGCGGGGTTGCAGGCAAAGTTGCCGCGGACGGATTGGTTTGCATTGCTGGAAGCGGTTCGTGGGGAGGAAGTGCCCTAG
- a CDS encoding ABC transporter substrate-binding protein: MLNNKNYPRALLLSTAVGALSIGFSMHAGADQYSDAAEKWVTNEFTPSTLSKQEQLEEMAWFTEAAKEFRGMDINVVSETIATHEYEANVIAKAFSEITGINLTHNLIQEGDVIEKLQTQMQSGRNIYDGYVNDSDLIGTHFRYGKVVPITDMMEGAGKEYTSPTLDLDDFIGLDFTTAPDGKIYQLPDQQFANLYWFRADWFERDDLKKQFKEIYGYDLGVPVNWSAYEDIAEFFSEHVKEIDGKKVYGHMDYGKKDPSLGWRFTDAWFSMAGAGDKGLPNGLPVDEWGIRVEDCHPVGSSVTRGGAVNGPAAVYATQKYVDWLDKYAPPEAQGMTFSEAGPVPAQGNVAQQIFWYTAFTSSMTKEGLPVVNEDGTPKWRMAPSPHGPYWEEGMKLGYQDVGSWTFMESTPEKRRLAAWLYAQFATSKTVSLKKTLEGLTPIRESDINSEAMTEAAPKLGGLVEFYRSPARVQWSPTGTNVPDYPKLAQLWWQYISQVASGEQTPQQALDGLAEAQDNIMMRLERAKVMATCGPKLNEPREASYWLDQPGAPKPKLENEKPKGETVPYQELLKSWEEAES; this comes from the coding sequence CTTGAGGAAATGGCGTGGTTTACCGAAGCCGCCAAAGAATTCCGCGGTATGGATATCAACGTGGTGTCCGAAACTATTGCCACGCACGAATACGAAGCCAACGTCATCGCCAAGGCCTTTTCGGAAATCACCGGCATTAATCTCACGCACAACCTGATCCAGGAAGGCGACGTCATCGAGAAGCTGCAGACCCAGATGCAATCGGGCCGCAACATCTACGACGGGTACGTCAACGACTCCGATCTGATCGGTACTCACTTCCGTTACGGTAAGGTCGTGCCGATCACCGACATGATGGAAGGGGCGGGCAAGGAATACACCTCGCCCACGTTGGACCTGGACGACTTTATCGGCCTTGATTTCACGACAGCGCCGGATGGCAAGATTTATCAGCTGCCGGATCAACAGTTTGCGAACCTGTATTGGTTCCGTGCCGACTGGTTCGAGCGCGACGATCTGAAGAAGCAGTTCAAAGAGATCTACGGCTACGATCTGGGTGTGCCGGTGAACTGGTCCGCTTACGAGGACATTGCCGAATTCTTTAGCGAGCACGTCAAAGAAATTGATGGCAAGAAGGTCTATGGCCACATGGACTACGGCAAGAAAGATCCTTCCCTGGGCTGGCGTTTTACCGACGCCTGGTTCTCCATGGCCGGCGCTGGCGATAAGGGGCTGCCGAACGGTCTGCCGGTGGACGAGTGGGGTATTCGCGTCGAGGACTGCCATCCGGTGGGCTCCAGCGTCACCCGCGGCGGCGCGGTCAACGGACCGGCCGCGGTCTACGCCACGCAGAAATATGTCGACTGGCTGGATAAGTATGCGCCTCCCGAAGCCCAAGGCATGACCTTCTCGGAAGCCGGTCCGGTGCCAGCGCAAGGCAACGTGGCCCAGCAGATCTTCTGGTACACAGCATTCACATCCAGCATGACCAAGGAAGGCCTGCCGGTGGTCAACGAAGACGGCACGCCCAAGTGGCGGATGGCGCCTTCGCCCCACGGTCCATACTGGGAAGAGGGCATGAAGCTGGGCTATCAGGACGTGGGCTCATGGACATTCATGGAATCCACGCCGGAGAAACGCCGGCTGGCGGCGTGGCTCTATGCTCAGTTCGCCACGTCCAAGACCGTTTCGCTGAAAAAGACGCTGGAAGGTCTGACGCCAATTCGCGAGTCGGATATCAACTCGGAAGCCATGACCGAAGCCGCGCCCAAACTGGGTGGTTTGGTGGAGTTCTATCGCAGCCCGGCACGGGTGCAGTGGAGCCCGACCGGCACCAACGTGCCTGACTATCCCAAGCTGGCTCAGTTGTGGTGGCAGTATATTTCACAGGTCGCCAGTGGCGAGCAGACGCCGCAGCAGGCACTCGATGGCCTGGCCGAAGCCCAAGACAACATCATGATGCGCCTGGAGCGGGCGAAGGTCATGGCGACTTGCGGCCCCAAACTGAACGAGCCGCGAGAAGCCAGCTACTGGCTGGACCAACCGGGTGCGCCAAAACCCAAGCTTGAGAACGAGAAGCCGAAGGGCGAAACCGTTCCCTATCAGGAACTGCTGAAGAGCTGGGAAGAGGCTGAGAGTTGA